The genomic interval TGTAAACTTCATTCTTCTTCAAAACGCAAGAGATTGTGGAAGTCTTTACATAGAATGCGTTGTCAAGAATAAAGTCGATTCCCGTTTAGAACAGATAGAAACAAAGAAGGGGTTTGTGAACTTCGGTACGTATCCTAACAGCGGTGACGTAGAAATGGTAGATGGGGAAAAAGTCAAACTGAGAATCAGAGGCAAGTACGTCACTTATGATCCCGAAGAAACCGAGAGCGAACTCACTTTCAACAAATGCAAAGACTCACATGTAGAGCTCCAAGTAGACGTAGACAGGAACGCTGTTGAACAGGATGGAGGAGGTGTCGGGTGCATTGTGGGATACGTTGACTTTCTGAGGATGGACGATGACGGATCTCGATGTGCTCAACTGAAGTTCAAATTGGTGATGGTAAGGATGATTTTCTCAGTTCTTGTGAGATATTCAGTGTTTCTGAATTTTGTTTACACCTTCAATGATTGCAATGCGGCTTTTTCACATGGTTTGGAAACAATATAGGCATGGTGACCATATGCCAGTCACTGCCGTCTAAAGTATTCACAGGATATGGGTTCATGTATATGATGTCAATATACAAATGCACTTTAAAATATGTActttacagtatacaaatgttttaaataGAAATTGATGAAATGCGCATATCTTCAATCTAACAGCGTCCAAGTGAGACGACAGTTGCTGCACCCCCAACGAATGATACACCTACCAGTGGCAATGCAGGTAGAGGTGGAAAGAGTAAGTTTTTGTAATTTACTCTGAAAACGATACTCAGGTACTTTTTAGACAGCAACACTTTGTTTGCAGTTTCGatatcattgaaaaaaaacatatttgtgGATAGTATGTAATGGATCACTTTATTGGACTTGCGCTTGTGCTTTCCAAGAATTTAACGTAGCGCGCAGAACATTCCTGTGAACCAGCATCACCAATGTGTACACTACTCAAAACGTAAACGACATTAACGGCTCAAGGTAATGTCTCGGTTCAAAGAACATCAAGATGCCCAGTAATGTTCATAGCAACATTTGAATAAATAGAGGATATCAATATATCTTATATTTATTGCAGAAGTTGACGTTGCTATTGGAGTTCTGCGCCATGACCTTTTGAAAACAGAATGGAGACCTTTAGCGAGAACGTTGGGTCTTACCCAAGCTGATATTGACGACATCGAAGTTGGATTCCCAGATGATCTACGGGAACATGTCCATAGGATGTTCGAGAAATGGAAACAAAAGAAATCGAGAAATGCAACAGTGGAGGCACTAATTAAGGCCTTAACCGTTCTTCGAAATCTCAACTATGTTGAATCAATATGCCGAGAGCTACGTATGTATATGTTCAGCATATCTTTATGATTTAATTTTCGTCCACTGTCCACACAATATTTATTGTTTCATTGGAATAATCGATGTTTTATGAAACAAATGTTCCCCAAACCACTGATTTGTCAAGTACTACATTTACTACAGGTAGAAATGCTACAAACTGTAAATAAATCTGACCACTGATGTATACAACTTGTCTTACGTTTTCACAAGGTATATGAAGTTATGACCATATTATGCTGACTGGTGGTTGTCAGGTTTTTGATCCAAAGAAGTGTAATTATTCATTAGTAAATCATGATAATTCACGGCAATATCACAATAATATACTTTTGTagtttgtatgtataagttCAAAAAGTTACTGTGATCATTCTCATAACAAAGCAAACAGCTCTAGCCCCGGACAGTGGTGCCTTTCTTGCAACAAGTACACAAAAAAGTCATACACATTGTTGCTAATGAACATATCGTATACTAATAATAGAGTGCTTAGATGTAACTGTTGGTATGGCCCTGGATGTACTCTTTCCTCCATATAAGTCATTTTTTAATTAGTTAGTTTATGTTCGCAGTTTCATCACAGTACATTTTCAACGCAACAATAGATGAAACGTCTGGGCTATTGGCTAGAGACTAGTTACTTCACTTCTGATACACTATCTTTTTATCTATTACAGGAATCCCGTACACGAATCCTAGTCCCTGGAGACACTAGTTGAAATTATGGCTTATACATCATCGTTACAATTTCTTGAACAGTACTAAACAAATCAAAGAGTTGGATACCTGTCCTTAATTAtaaaacattgttttcatacCTCTGGTGACTGGCTTAGACCGTGTCACTTGGAATATGGACTAGTGACCGATATTGACCTCAATTTGGATACATGAGGCAATATTCGTTTTCTGTTCTCCATAGGGCACAATTACAGCAGCACGAGACTAGTCCTACCGGTGATTTCTTTCAATCTGGATAAAATACATGACTtggaatgtgatgtgttataaaacacttatatggcctgaccttatttgggcactaatCGGCATATTACCCCAATGCTGTTATGTGTAAAAGCAATTTCCCGAGGCTTTCGTCATCGGCAAATAGTTGATGTATAACAGTCCTCGGGGGTAATGGACGTCGACTAGTGTCCTCATCGTTCATAGCCAGGGAATAAGTGTATAATACTACAgtgatatatatttgatatgttattATACAGTACAGAACAACTTGGcagaaaatataaacataaacatgtcaGAAGAGATTAACTGTAATTAGTGACTAGAGGACCATATAGAAGTGTGATtagaatttcaaacaaaaaagtaCAGTGGCAGATATATCATTATGCTAAAAAATTGATTCCCCTTTCATCATATAAATGATAGATGTCTTGAATGTGATACATATATCGATGTGATGGACGCAATTTTAATTTTTCGTCTGCTCGATTGCCTCGGAACAGTAAAAGTTTTACGCTAAGCTAACACTAATACAAACGACCGACATGCTTTGCATGTCGCAAGATGATGATTGTCTTGAGTTTAATTCGCCGAGATCGTTCTCTCACTGCACCTCTCCACGTGACGCCATGCACGTGTACAGCAAATTAAAGACACTGTTTAGCAACCTGAATCAGTGGAGTGTGCCCAGTAAATAAAACTGAATCGGCTTGTACTTTTGAATACTTACTCATCAAATTTAAGTGACATTTAACAAACCAGGATGATTTTGACAGCTGAAAAACAAAAGGAAGACATGATTGCTACTGGAGTAGTTTTCACTCGCCTCTTGTAACTTCAGGGCTTCAAACATAGTCGACAGTTTACCTTCTAGACTTAGTCTATCAATTGCGTATTCCACCAAGGCCAATGTGATGTTGACAATTGTCACTTTCATTCCAACGTGTTTATCAATACACCAACTCATTAAACTCTGTACACCAATCACATTTCAGTATTCAGGTACCACACATTATTGTTTTAATGCTGCTATTTGGaataaatttgtataaatacCTGCAATAATTTCAACAGGTAAATAATTCATGAAGGAACTGATGAagctttatttcaatatttcaagtcGGATTGATAATATTATTGTTTTGTCGTGAGAATAAAACTGATCGATATTCCCATTCGTTACTAAAAACTTAGATATTAATTTTTTACTAACGAACTCTTCTTGGTTCTTTACATCTTTTCAATTTTGCAAGCCTGTGATCACATCGAAAGTCAGTTACATTATCTCGATGCTAGAGAAAGAGACTTTCTTCGGAGTGTTTATGAACACAAAacactttacacacacacacacacacacacacacacacacacacacacacacacacacacatatatatatatatatatatagttttggtagacAGACGagttgtctgacgatcgcactatgcgtgaaactccgagttacaactaagaaagagttccagtactaccaaaactattacgctctgccactgcggtatagagcactgttttagcagattgatactcaccgagttatatatatatatatatatatatatatatatatatatatatatctgttcaAAGCATTCCATAATCACAGTGTGCTAGAAATTTTCTAGCATCTTCCATTTATGACTATGAGCAGCATAATACCCGACAGCCTATGTTTAGCTAATCACACCACTCCCAAATGTATCAATTGATTTTTCAGAAACTGTACTAGGGGTATCAAATTGCAATGTTGGATAATGTCTTTAATACTACGTATACATAGGAGTACAGTTCAAATAATTGTCTTAATTATTACTCTTATCATAATTCAAGACTGATAACATACATTATTTTAGATTAGTTTACATTCAGCAACATACCAATAGACTCAGAGAATATGTTTGTTATGGTATACTGTTCACTAGCACTATACGAAAACGTCTCGTTTGACCACATCTCCAGGGTTAAAGGTCATGTATATGCTGTTTGAATGTGGTTGAGTATGAGACAAAGGTACATCTTTGACGTAACGTATACACGTTGTTAACCCATGCATGGCTGTAGATAGCATCAAATGTGGTACCCAGTCTTACACCAACACTAAGGGGTGATAGAAAGGTGAATCACAGGTGTAGTAAATGTTTCGTAAAGGTGGATGAATGGTGTAAAAGAACAAATTAATTAAGCTCTCATGATAATTATTCACCGTTAATATCAATGGAAATGATGGTTATGGCAGCAAGATGCACATCCCATAACAATAATGACAGGGATAAATGCAATGAAACCACCCTTATCTATTTGGGTTGGCTCATTTTCAACTTCTTATTACTAATTCACTATCTTCAATAAACGTATATGATTTGTGAAAAAGTAAACGTCTACAACAAACATTCCTTCGCAACCTTTTAGGTGAACTTCGTTTGTAACAAAGATATATAATTGATCGATTTGGCGAAATGAGCAACATCCTAAATTGATGACAGGGTGTTAAAATAGTGACAATATACTTGTACCGATTGATTCTTGGCCAAGAGTTGTCGATTCATAAATCGGTTGATTCACTGCTTCTGTCGCTCCTTGTTTTACAAATGGTATCGCTGATAAAGACATATATTAGATTATCTTAGATTCAAAGTCAGATTGACTTGTGCTTGGCTGTTACAACGTTATTGAGACACGACAACGAGCTGAGAAAATGTATTAGAATTCAAACCACAACAATCCTGTAAGTCATGGGTCCTTGTAATAGACCAAtatttaataaaccaatctATCACAATAAAACCGATATGACTTTTATAATGAGCTACAACCGAAGATCGATCTCTTAGTTTGTAAATGTCtgcaattatgcaaattaggatgATATATGCAAGTTGCGTATATCATTTGTATCATGTTGTCATCTCTATATCCTTCATGTTAATTAAATACTGGACTACCTACCATACACCATATATTACTCAATTGGAAAATACCTTTTTACCTAATTaccttaattatgcaaatgactcattaaaataaaaatctacgtTAACACGTTTGCtttatatactaaattatattaacCTGAAGCTGCTATTCTAAAgttattgcctaattatcaaaatcaaaattcatcCATAAAATTAGTTTCTACATCAAGAAGATTTATAATAGTTTTTTTGAGCTGTGTAGTCGTAACTGTTTGTGTCAAATTACACgaaattcaaacattttgttCTTAATAAGATAATGCCTATTTACCAACAGTCAATTACTCTGCAAATGACTCAGCAAACCTATAACACTATAAATTATCCGCGTCATTGGTTCTTTGTTATCACAatttatgtactaaattatatgataTCGAAAACATGCATGCTTGatatattgcctaattacttacattgtacacagATCACTCTTATTAATCATAAACTTCGTTCGCAAAAACATATTTAGGTCTTACTCTTCCCATAGGAAAATTGTGTATTAAGATTAAATGCAGTAGGTTTATAATGGTTTAGAGATATCCTGTCACAGACGTTATAATTATGACCATGTTTATACAAGAAAGACGAAGATCAATGTGACAAATGATCATTTAAAACTCACCACAGAGACAGTAGAAGCGAAATTCATAGTCCAAACATATACCAGCTAATTTGTCCCTATCATTACACTCATAACCGTCGAGTGGGTCACAGATTGAGCTCCGTTTCGGTGGAGCATCATAGCACACTAGACTATACACTTCCTTTAACTGAATTTCTATGGGATTCTCACAGAACAATCGTTTTGTTCGCAGCTGATGTATGCTTTCCAAAACTTCTTTCTTAGATCCTACACTCGGGGTATCGACATCTATCCATGGTGTCCACCCTGATTCCTGACAATTAGCCGGTCGAATGGTGGTGGTTGTTACTGCTGTTGTAGTTGGGATTGATTGCACTTTAGTCGCTAGAATTGAAGAGGGAAGACAAATGTctatgttcattttatttacgAACTAATAGCCATAGTTGTATAGTTTCTCATGTTTCTTATGTTTTAACGTTTACATTAATTTCTCGATTTACcgtaagtaagtaagtgagtgagtgagtgagtgagtgagtgagtgagtaatataagtaagtaagtaagtaagtcagtcagtagtgtagtgtagtgtagtgtagtgtagtggaGGTGAGTGGATTGGAGTGGAGTGTAGTGTAGTTGCATTCATTGTTCATATACTTTTGTATTTCAAGGTGCCAACGAATCTCTTGCATCACTACAATACTCTAGCCATATATACAACTCAAACCAGCAAACAAGCAGACGTTTCATTTGCTCGTCATTACGCAGAACATCAAATGAGTTACTTAATGTCTCAAGTTAGTTTTGCCACAacttatatttttaattacaaatcaaAATGTTGTGAGCGATAAtagaacaatgaatattttattctaAACCTATATGGtatgatataaaaatgtatatctatatatttgCTGAATATATTGTGCATACgtttcatgaaaaaaattcgTAAAAGTACATTTGTTGgttattgtaattttgtttttgtttttatactcTATGATCGTgattaaagaaaaaatatggaaatcaataaatacaaggTCATAAACTCACCACAGGGACAGTAGAATCGGACTTCATAGTCCAAACATGTAACTTGGTTCCAATTATGACACTCAAAGCCATTGTATAGATCACAGGATGCTTTCTGCCCTGGTATTTCATCATAGCTAACTAAACTATGCAC from Glandiceps talaboti chromosome 3, keGlaTala1.1, whole genome shotgun sequence carries:
- the LOC144432907 gene encoding mucin-5AC-like, encoding MSIPGVLQSTYFLILVASIISRGTKVQARIIQSATETVTIHPATCQGTGWTQWMNVDTPSVGPEKGDFETLHQLRLQHSFCENPIEIECREVHSLVSYDEIPGQKASCDLYNGFECHNWNQVTCLDYEVRFYCPCATKVQSIPTTTAVTTTTIRPANCQESGWTPWIDVDTPSVGSKKEVLESIHQLRTKRLFCENPIEIQLKEVYSLVCYDAPPKRSSICDPLDGYECNDRDKLAGICLDYEFRFYCLCGEF